AACCCCTCTCTTAATAGATTTATCCCTACCAATACATCATATTTACCCAATCTAAGCTCTCTTATAATTTCTACTCTCTCTATTGTTTTTATATCTGAGTGTAGATAAGTAACTTTTATTCCCATCTCTTTAAAATAGTCGGTGAGATCTTCCGCCATTCTCTTTGTCAGCGTAGTGATCAACACTCTCTGATTTTTTGCCACCCTTTTGTTTATTTCTCCTAATAGATGATCGACTTGTCCTTTGATGGGCCTAACTTGAATTTCAGGGTCTAATAAACCTGTAGGCCTTATTATCTGTTCTACTGTCTGGGTAGAATGTTGTGCTTCATAAACACTAGGGGTAGCACTGACAAATACAATCTGATTTATTCTCTGCTCAAACTCCTCAAACTTCAGCGGCCTATTATCATAAGCGGAGGGAAGGCGAAAACCATATTCTACAAGAGAATCTTTTCTGGATTTGTCTCCTGCATACATGGCTCTTATCTGGGGTATCGTAACATGTGATTCATCTATAAACATCAGAAAATCTTCAGGAAAATAATCTATCAAAGTATATGGAGCCTCTCCTGGCTTCCTGCCGCTGATATGCCTTGAATAGTTTTCTATCCCCTGGCAATAGCCTATCTCTCTCATCATCTCTATATCGTACTTTGTCCTCTGCATTAACCTCTGGGCTTCCAACAGTCCGCCTTGAGACTTCAGCTGCTCTACTCTCTCCTCAAGCTCTTCTTCTATGCTGGCTATAGCCTTTTCCATTTTATCCTTTGTCGTAGCATAGTGGGAAGCAGGAAATATAGCTACATGTCGTCTCTTACCCAACACTTCTCCTGTCAATGTATCTATCTCTGTAATCCTGTCGATTTCATCCCCGAACAGCTCCACCCTTATTGCCTTTTCCGAAGAGGATATAGGAAAAATCTCTATCACATCTCCCCTTACCCTGAAAGTTCCCCTGATAAAATTAACATCATTTCTTACATACTGTATGTCCACCAGTTTTCTCAATATCTCATCCCGATCTTTAATCATTCCCGGTCTTAACGATAGCATCAGGTCACTATAGTCCTCTGGATCACCTAATCCATAAATACATGATACACTTGCCACAATTATCACATCTCTCCTTTCCAAAAGAGAAGCTGTAGCAGAGTGCCTTAACTTGTCTATTTCATCATTTATCGAGGCATCCTTTTCGATATAAGTGTCAGAGGAAGGCACATAGGCTTCCGGCTGATAATAGTCATAATAACTGACAAAATATTCAACTGCATTGTTCGGAAAAAAATCCCTAAATTCATTGTACAATTGTGCAGCTAATGTCTTGTTGTGAGCAATAACCAAGGTCGGTCTATTGCATCTTTCTATTATATTGGCCATTGTAAAGGTTTTTCCCGATCCGGTAACGCCCAACATGGTTTGAAATTTTTCTCCTGAATTTAAACCTTTTACCAGCCTATCAATAGCAAGGGGCTGATCACCGGTAGGCTTATATTTAGAAACTAACTCAAATTTTCCCACTATATACACCTCAAAAACTTATACTATTCTAGATTGCACATTAATACATTAATATATTATAACATATCAAAAAAGTTTTTAGAACGGTTGTTCGCGTGCTTTTCTATATATTAATATGTTATAATAATTTTTGAGGAAGGGTGATGTCATGAAAATTTGGGCTATGATTAAAAAAGACAATGAATTGATAGATGATTTAGTAGTAGAAAAGAACCAAAATATTTCCGATAAAGAACTGATAGAAGAATGTATGGTAGAAATTTGCTACCATTTTGATATAGAAAAACCCATGTGGTTGAATAAAAACCACATGGAATTTATAAAATATGGGAGAACAAGCTTTATAAGCGATAATTTTATAGATTCAATATATTTTGATAGGCTGGAAATCGAAGATATATCTGATGCAGATTGATTATTATTCAATCCTCATCAATATATAGACCTTGTGGCTTCCTCTTTATATGATTTTGGTTCACTTTGAATTTTATCTATTACCTTTTGGAAAATAATTTTTCGTTCAGGTATTTTAACATGGGTATGCTTATCCATATAGTCACTAATAGATTTCTCAATCAACGACTCTATTTTGTCCATTTCCTTTTTAAACATCGGATATAAACCCCTTACTATATTGATTTCTATAAATAAAGACTACATTCAAATAAAAAAGTTCCATAAAAAACAAATTATTTTACAATTAATCTGCCTTCATATAATATTCTATCTTATCAATAACCTGTACAGATAGGCTTTCAAGTTCCGAAAAACACATAGCGTTCTTATAATATTTTTCTAGTGAATCGTGTAAAGTTTTTGATATGTCTAAATATCTTACTGCATTATTTATAAAATCATCAAAAGTTTTTTTAAGTCTCTTTATATCTTCTTTTTTACCAGATAAAGCAGTTTGATTGAGATTTTCATTCAAATCAATCTTATAATCCGCTTGAACACTATGTTCATGTGGTGTATCAGCATCAAACAGTATCATATTTATGTCCTTTATATCTACTAAATCTATACTATCGGGAGCGAATCCACAATGATAAAAATCAACGTCATAGCCTCTTTTGAAAGCTGTTTCACCTATATGCTTAATCAGCGTTGACTTTCCTGTGCCCGGTTCTCCTAATATAGCAATTTTCTTTTTTGAATTTTTTGTTATGCTGTTATAATAGTTTACATAGCCATGGTGGGTGATAGCTGTTGCAAACATATGTCTTTGCTTGGCTTTTTTGCTCTGGAAATCATTGATATTTTGTTGTATCAGATTAGATTCAATCTCATAATTTTTATTAAAGTTCATGTTGTGCTTATATATATCCTTTAAATTATCATGTATACTTTTAGCGGTTTCTAGCAATTTATAGGCATATAAATAATTATTTGACATCTGCTCATTTATATTCACTATTTCATCTTTATTCTTTATCAATATCCTGTCATTCCACAGTTGCCCAAAATCTAATATTTCTTCAACAGCCCCAGGATTTTCAGGATCTAATATATGCGGTGAGGTGCCATCCACTATTGCTATACCTCGATCGGTGATTATCAGGCCATCATAAGCAGACACATCACCTGAGCAACAAAGCAGTTCTATGTTATGACCTTTACTCCCAAAATATGTAGCAAGTCTATTTATAAATGTAGATTTTCCTGTGCCCGGTCCTCCTTTTATTATAAAAACCCTCTTTAATCCATCAAGCAGATTTTTATAAAAAGAAAAAAAACCTTTATAAGTATTGGCTCCGGGTAAATATCTTTTCATATATAAATCATCCATAATTCTCATACCTCCATTATAAATATCTGACAATCGGCCTGTTTTTATGCATGATTTTGGTTTTCCGTTTCACTCCTATATTTGTATAGTATGACTTTTAAATAAATGTGTTACTTGATAAAAAAACAGGAATTGATGTTTTATGCATCAAAATCCCTGTTTCTAAATAAGCTTTCTATCTTACGAGTTAGCGGTCCTTTAAATTCGGAAATCTTATAAATATTTCTAGAATATTTAGGTATTATTATAATACCTAGGTTGTCCACTCCATCAGGATACTTTTTATATTCGCAAGTTCTGATGCTCCCATCTATTCCTTTTACATCCAACCACACATACCTTGGAAAATCATTTAAAACCTCTCTTATCATTTCTTCACTATTGACCTGTTTGCCATTTATAGCCGAAACAATATCACCTGGAAGTATGCCCATATCTTCGCCTGGATATCCCGGAAGCACATCCAGTATCATAACTCCTATATCCGGTGATTTGAATATAGGTCTGTTGTTCTTTTGCCTCCTATTTCCTGTGAATATCAGCAATTCATGCCCTAAAGGTGTTGCAACAGCAGCTAAATACTGCAACGCAGTTGAATCTTGAGCTATTACAGAAAGCGTTAGCAAACAAACACTATATAATAGCAAAAGCATACCAGAAAAACGGCTGCATCTTTTAGGCAGATCTATTACAGCCATATCGCTATATCCTAGTGCAGCTATAACCGGTATCATAACAAAAATAGGCTGGCTTGCCGATGAAT
This window of the Clostridia bacterium genome carries:
- the uvrB gene encoding excinuclease ABC subunit UvrB, which produces MGKFELVSKYKPTGDQPLAIDRLVKGLNSGEKFQTMLGVTGSGKTFTMANIIERCNRPTLVIAHNKTLAAQLYNEFRDFFPNNAVEYFVSYYDYYQPEAYVPSSDTYIEKDASINDEIDKLRHSATASLLERRDVIIVASVSCIYGLGDPEDYSDLMLSLRPGMIKDRDEILRKLVDIQYVRNDVNFIRGTFRVRGDVIEIFPISSSEKAIRVELFGDEIDRITEIDTLTGEVLGKRRHVAIFPASHYATTKDKMEKAIASIEEELEERVEQLKSQGGLLEAQRLMQRTKYDIEMMREIGYCQGIENYSRHISGRKPGEAPYTLIDYFPEDFLMFIDESHVTIPQIRAMYAGDKSRKDSLVEYGFRLPSAYDNRPLKFEEFEQRINQIVFVSATPSVYEAQHSTQTVEQIIRPTGLLDPEIQVRPIKGQVDHLLGEINKRVAKNQRVLITTLTKRMAEDLTDYFKEMGIKVTYLHSDIKTIERVEIIRELRLGKYDVLVGINLLREGLDIPEVSLVAILDADKEGFLRSETSLIQTIGRAARNVDGKVIMYADTITGSMQRAINETNRRRHKQEQYNKQKGIVPKTIVKSINEVIEATIIAEQGKDYVVSDEMENLSPKDAQRVIQELEFEMNEAAASLEFERAAELRDRIKELKKLIV
- a CDS encoding PDZ domain-containing protein codes for the protein MATIVNLMRYIMYSFVSAIVNPMFILVIFIIYGMYKRDQQLEEKVLGKVRVTLESKLFNDVLYGILFGLVGSFIAVIMGISIDSTSIMYILPIALLMLLISPRYVCFAYAGGIVAISNLLFGFPKIHVPSIIALVGLLHLIESMLIMADGSTGSIPVFIEHDEYGVVGAFMMRKFWPIPIILLTITASVQTGDVVSMPDWWPLIKPSIDSSASQPIFVMIPVIAALGYSDMAVIDLPKRCSRFSGMLLLLYSVCLLTLSVIAQDSTALQYLAAVATPLGHELLIFTGNRRQKNNRPIFKSPDIGVMILDVLPGYPGEDMGILPGDIVSAINGKQVNSEEMIREVLNDFPRYVWLDVKGIDGSIRTCEYKKYPDGVDNLGIIIIPKYSRNIYKISEFKGPLTRKIESLFRNRDFDA